A genomic region of Notamacropus eugenii isolate mMacEug1 chromosome 3, mMacEug1.pri_v2, whole genome shotgun sequence contains the following coding sequences:
- the DNAJA1 gene encoding LOW QUALITY PROTEIN: dnaJ homolog subfamily A member 1 (The sequence of the model RefSeq protein was modified relative to this genomic sequence to represent the inferred CDS: inserted 1 base in 1 codon; deleted 2 bases in 1 codon; substituted 5 bases at 5 genomic stop codons): MQIRIHQKGPIQPICLECQGHREXVNPKDRFKCCSGRKIVQKKKILEVHNDKGSEDGQKITFHNEGDQRPGLEPRDIKIALDHKYHTLLTXXTEDLFMCTDVXWKSISTLDKRPIFIPSXPDQTIKCVLNAGIPIYCRPYEKGILISELKVNFPKNGFLSSHKLSLLEKLVFERKEAEETEEMDRVELVNFDSSQERRXHYKGD; this comes from the exons atgcaAATAAGAATTCATCAGAAAGGACCTATTCAACCAATTTGCTTGGAATGCCAAGGGCATAGAGAATAAGTCAATCCTAAAGACAGATTTAAATGCTGCAGTGGAAGGAAAAttgttcaaaagaaaaagattctgGAGGTTCATAATGACAAGGGCAGTGAAGATGGTCAAAAGATAACATTTCATAATGAAGGTGACCAGAGGCCAGGGCTTGAACCAAGAGATATTAAGATTGCTTTGGATCACAAGTACCACACTCTACTTACATGATGAACTGAGGACCTTTTCATGTGTACAGATG TTTGGAAATCAATATcaactcttgacaaaagacctaTA TTCATTCCTTCTTGACCTGATCAGACTATTAAATGTGTGCTGAATGCAGGCATCCCGATTTATTGCCGACCTTATGAAAAAGGGATTCTAATAAGTGAACTGAAGGTAAACTTTCCAAAGAATGGCTTTCTTTCATCACATAAGTTATCTTTGTTGGAAAAGTTAGTgtttgaaagaaaggaagcagaggAGACTGAAGAAATGGATCGAGTAGAACTAGTGAACTTTGACTCATCTCAAGAAAGAAGATGACATTACAAAGGGGACTAA